From one Erinaceus europaeus chromosome 4, mEriEur2.1, whole genome shotgun sequence genomic stretch:
- the LOC103124727 gene encoding thioredoxin, mitochondrial-like, with translation MAQPLLLRRFLASISWKPPQGGLAPLCSRPLQTPWHSPSGLAVIPSQVRSVFTTKVSTTTFNIQDGPNFQDRVVDSERPVVVDFHTQWCGPCRILSPRLEKMVAKQQGKVVMAKVDIDDHTDLAMEYEVSAVPTVLAMKNGDVVDKFVGIKDEDQLEAFLRKLTDRRACL, from the coding sequence atggctcagccacTTCTCCTGAGAAGGTTCCTGGCCTCCATCTCCTGGAAGCCCCCTCAGGGTGGGTTGGCACCACTCTGCTCCAGGCCCCTGCAGACCCCATGGCACAGTCCTAGTGGCCTGGCAGTCATACCCAGCCAAGTGCGGTCAGTATTCACCACCAAGGTCTCCACAACAACTTTTAACATCCAGGATGGACCTAACTTTCAAGACCGAGTTGTCGATAGTGAGAGGCCAGTGGTTGTGGATTTCCACACACAGTGGTGTGGCCCCTGCAGGATCCTGAGCCCGAGGTTAGAGAAGATGGTGGCCAAGCAGCAAGGAAAGGTGGTAATGGCCAAGGTGGACATCGACGACCACACAGACCTCGCCATGGAGTATGAGGTGTCGGCTGTGCCCACGGTTCTGGCCATGAAGAATGGGGACGTGGTAGACAAGTTTGTGGGCATCAAGGATGAGGACCAGCTGGAGGCCTTTCTCAGGAAGTTAACTGACAGACGAGCATGTCTGTAA